A stretch of the Dioscorea cayenensis subsp. rotundata cultivar TDr96_F1 chromosome 4, TDr96_F1_v2_PseudoChromosome.rev07_lg8_w22 25.fasta, whole genome shotgun sequence genome encodes the following:
- the LOC120257928 gene encoding uncharacterized protein LOC120257928 yields MNIVDQPHKPDKVLDLHQRAVENLESILSEDDAESEGSDCSMSESDEYDEDLEMEDEVDDSTTLSMYQEGLRKENLVRKGSVLSTMSQKKGRLGEDLISLVGIVGVPLAKKKFSEFVGFSKKIILTCLLW; encoded by the exons ATGAATATTGTTGATCAGCCGCACAAACCCGACAAGGTGTTGGATCTTCACCAACGAGCAGTGGAAAACTTGGAGAGCATTCTCTCTGAAGATGATGCTGAGTCAGAGGGCTCGGATTGCTCCATGTCTGAATCCGATGAATATGATGAGGATTTGGAAATGGAGGATGAGGTGGATGACTCGACTACCTTAAGCATGTACCAAGAGGGGCTCCGGAAAGAAAATCTAGTTCGGAAGGGGAGCGTTCTGTCAACAATGTCTCAAAAGAAAGGAAGGCTTGGA GAAGATTTAATATCATTGGTTGGAATTGTAGGGGTTCCACTGGCAAAGAAAAAGTTTTCAGAATTCGTAGGCTTCTCCAAGAAAATAATATTGACATGCTTGCTCTGGTAG
- the LOC120259458 gene encoding uncharacterized protein LOC120259458, which yields MGNCAPKPKRSSPPPRRSSSTVPATMTFQLFGSESCPIAARIRVSLLYKNSTFQFIPSESPILRHPVLRCGSQSISGSADMILRYIDSTFPGPPSLAENGTDRLSVAAELANSVGLQHRSIERHLEGVARWAEEIASGGGGGRIAAGRRYAELVEIMLEHAQMEERFLFPLLERAAEDRGLCGVAYGEHAKELPMMNGIKEDMKSVIAMGPKAPCYQEAMLNLSQRLKTLQDHCKEHFQKEERELLPLLNTVESIGKEEGEETERWLDKVMELMEVTHSQLLPFFMSGLLPHESMKYIELLCKSIKDQQQLLLLLKSLIASLERKR from the exons ATGGGCAACTGCGCTCCTAAACCTAAGCGATCATCGCCACCTCCCCGCCGATCATCGTCTACGGTGCCGGCGACGATGACCTTCCAGCTATTCGGATCCGAGTCCTGCCCAATCGCCGCCAGGATCCGCGTCTCTCTCCTCTACAAGAACTCCACCTTCCAGTTCATCCCCTCGGAATCCCCAATCCTCCGCCACCCTGTCCTCCGCTGCGGCTCTCAGAGCATCTCTGGATCCGCCGACATGATCCTCCGCTACATCGACTCCACATTCCCTGGACCTCCATCCCTTGCGGAGAATGGAACTGATCGCTTATCGGTAGCAGCGGAGTTAGCAAATTCTGTGGGTTTACAGCACCGTAGCATCGAGCGGCATCTTGAGGGGGTGGCACGGTGGGCGGAGGAGATTGCCAGCGGTGGCGGGGGAGGGAGGATCGCCGCCGGAAGGAGGTATGCAGAGCTTGTGGAGATAATGCTGGAGCACGCCCAGATGGAGGAGCGATTCCTTTTCCCTCTCTTGGAACGGGCTGCCGAGGACCGAG GATTATGTGGGGTGGCATATGGAGAGCATGCGAAGGAGCTGCCGATGATGAATGGGATCAAAGAGGACATGAAGTCAGTGATAGCGATGGGGCCGAAGGCGCCGTGCTACCAGGAAGCCATGCTGAATCTTTCACAGCGTTTGAAAACCTTGCAG GACCACTGCAAAGAGCACTTCCAGAAAGAGGAAAGAGAACTACTACCACTACTAAACACTGTAGAGAGTATAggcaaagaagaaggagaagaaacaGAGAGATGGTTGGACAAAGTAATGGAGCTCATGGAGGTCACACACTCTCAACTCCTTCCCTTCTTCATGTCAGGCCTCCTTCCTCATGAGTCCATGAAATACATAGAATTGCTTTGCAAATCCATTAAAGATCAGCAGCAATTGCTCTTGCTTCTTAAATCACTAATTGCCTCATTAGAAAGGAAAAGATGA
- the LOC120258703 gene encoding protein FANTASTIC FOUR 4-like: MATCGGLRQFFEKPMPENSSFLESLPTWNHITNIKPFETSIGSMTELMPSSYGENNGKKPALDPPPGLPKHKHQFSTDSLQLCTEGLGSESFDCWMMVEKEGKMMDRQSRCYLEVKARSNGKRFLSPISTLGKSGKPWMYFKSYRNDGRFVLREMRIPTQELFHASREDGRLKLQLVHQEDEVYM, from the exons ATGGCTACTTGTGGAGGCCTGAGGCAGTTCTTTGAGAAGCCAATGCCGGAGAATTCTTCGTTTTTAGAGTCACTGCCTACATGGAATCATATCACAAACATAAAGCCGTTCGAAACCAGTATTGGATCAATGACTGAACTCATGCCGTCTAGTTATGGTGAGAACAATGGCAAGAAACCAGCATTGGATCCTCCACCTGGTTTGCCCAAGCATAAGCATCAGTTTAGTACTGACTCTTTGCAGCTCTGCACTGAAGGACTTGGGTCTGAGAGCTTTGATTG TTGGATGATGGTTGAGAAAGAAGGGAAGATGATGGACAGGCAATCAAGGTGTTACTTAGAGGTGAAAGCAAGGAGCAATGGGAAGCGGTTTCTGTCCCCAATATCAACATTAGGTAAGAGTGGCAAGCCATGGATGTACTTCAAATCTTACAGGAATGATGGGAGGTTTGTGCTGAGAGAGATGAGGATCCCTACACAAGAGTTGTTCCATGCTTCTCGTGAAGACGGGAGACTCAAACTCCAACTAGTTCATCAAGAAGATGAGGTCTATATG